The Anaerobacillus sp. CMMVII region GTTGAGTACGAAACTGATGCTCGTCACTATGCACACGTTGACTGCCCAGGACATGCTGACTATGTTAAAAACATGATCACTGGTGCTGCTCAAATGGACGGCGGTATCTTAGTAGTATCTGCTGCTGATGGCCCAATGCCACAAACTCGTGAGCACATTCTTTTATCTCGTCAAGTAGGTGTACCTTACCTTGTTGTATTCATGAACAAGTGTGACATGGTAGACGACGAAGAATTACTTGAATTAGTAGAAATGGAAGTTCGTGACCTTCTTTCTGAATACGACTTCCCAGGAGATGACATTCCTGTAATCAAAGGTTCTGCTCTTAAAGCTCTTGAAGGAGATGCTGAGTGGGAAGCTAAAATCTTCGAACTTATGGATGCTGTTGACTCTTACATCCCAACACCACCTCGTGAAACTGACAAGCCTTTCATGATGCCTGTTGAGGACGTATTCTCAATCACTGGACGTGGAACAGTTGCTACTGGACGCGTTGAGCGTGGAGTAGTTAAAGTTGGGGATGTAGTTGAAATCCTTGGTTTAACTGAAGAGCCAAAATCAACAACTGTAACTGGTGTTGAAATGTTCCGTAAGC contains the following coding sequences:
- the tuf gene encoding elongation factor Tu, with the protein product MGKEKFDRSKTHANIGTIGHVDHGKTTLTAAISTVLHKKSGKGTAMAYDQIDGAPEERERGITISTAHVEYETDARHYAHVDCPGHADYVKNMITGAAQMDGGILVVSAADGPMPQTREHILLSRQVGVPYLVVFMNKCDMVDDEELLELVEMEVRDLLSEYDFPGDDIPVIKGSALKALEGDAEWEAKIFELMDAVDSYIPTPPRETDKPFMMPVEDVFSITGRGTVATGRVERGVVKVGDVVEILGLTEEPKSTTVTGVEMFRKLLDYAEAGDNIGALLRGVSRDDIQRGQILAKPGTVKAHTKFKSEVYVLSKEEGGRHTPFFSNYRPQFYFRTTDVTGIIQLPEGVEMVMPGDNIEMTVELIAPIGIEEGTKFSIREGGRTVGAGVVATIVE